DNA sequence from the Octopus sinensis unplaced genomic scaffold, ASM634580v1 Contig12594, whole genome shotgun sequence genome:
tatatatacgaatgtatgtatgtatgtatgtatgtatgtatgtatgtatgtatgtatgtatgtataccgctGGATTTGGTCAAAAAGAGACGATGAACACTGGTCTGAAGAATATTGAGTGAAACCTAGCCAGTTGATCAAGCAACCGGTGCCTCATTTCAGTGAAGGACCGGCGCGTAATAATATCGTCGAGGGCGTGCAATCTTTCCTGATGACTCCATAAGCCTGCAACGCTTTCAACTGGTAGCATTTGTAATCTGATCCGCAAAtggtttgcaatatatatatatatatatatatatacgagactagaaaaacagccaacagctgatgaagggttgttgtttgttttgttttccatttgtgtatttcgttgttcgaaagtatagttcatgttccatgtactcgtgcttcgttatttttgttgtacatgtttcatgacgtcctgtgccccacatatgcttatatgtgtacgtatacatgtaagtatgtatatatacgtatgtatatatgcatatatatatatagatataatatatatatatatatatgcatgtatgtatatatgtatatatgtgtgtgtgtgtgtgtatttaaaaaaaatatatattctctgtcTCTCCATTTTCGTTACAAATATATTCAgccctatattgtatatatgcaaatttctGTCTGATTTATTTAATCTCTTAGTAATAAAGGGTTCATAAGCAGTTAGATACCACTCAGCACTGATGAAATCTCAACAgaggattatatacatatatacatatatatgtgaaggcgcaatggcccagtggttagggcagcggactcgcggtcgtaggatcgcggtttcgattcccagaccgggcgttgtgagtgtttattgagcgaaaacacctaaagctccacgaggctccggcagggatggtggtgatccctgctgtactctttcaccacaactttctcacactcttacttcctgtttctggtgtacctgtatttcaaaggccggccttgtcactctctgtgtcacgctgaatatcccgagaactgcgttaagggtacacgtgtctgtggagtgctcagccacttacacgttaatttcacgagcaggctgttccttgaTCGGATCAccgaaccctcgttgtcgtaaccgacggagtgcttccatccccacatatatatatatatatatatatatatatatatatagcgaggttATGAGAGGTGTTGGTATATCTAAAAGACCCAAAGAGTGTCAGGTAACGCTAAGTAAATGCTATGGacagaccgtagttaaactcttggCTCGATAATGATacacgagtgaggagtctaatgtggttcttgtattagcatgcatatatatatatatatatatatatatatatatataattaaggataaaattttttcgaaaaaaacatttatttccccaaaaaactttatcaatggccagcatatcaaaaaatacctttaaaggttaaatttataaacaattcataattaagggcaaaagaaaaatttctaatgccagatatgccgaaaaattaaccatataattttttcacaaagtAGCGTccatattgtgaaaaaattatatggttaatggacaatatgtccaatttttcggcatatctggcattagaaattttttcttttgcccttaattatgaattgtttatatatatatatcttagacaaAATGAGGTGACAAGGCTAAGGCTGtgaggaattttcaggacatttataaggaaaaagttatagatatattcttacagaaacagccgtaagactttatctttttctttataaatggcCTGAAaactcacagccttggctttgttatctcattttctattatacacgcacacacacacacacacacacacacacacggacatctgtatgtatatacatatgtaactaaATGCATCTGTGTTTACATAATGTAGTGTTGTTAGctgaaaatatatagatatattctgcaGAACAACGTACCATTGAGACAATATACTGTAAACAAAAGATCAATTTaaacattcttttattatatatttctcttcctCCCTCGTATGACCTGCTTTTTCGTTTCACTCATGCTTTTCCATTCCAGTTCTTCTGTCATGCTTAattattctttcctttctcttgtttaaTATTGTgcacgtgaatgtgtgtggggggagtccATTTTGATCTCTTGTTTCATACTTTAACTTCccgaaaaattgttttgtttctctctctctttttgctttttgttttaaatatataattctgtttCCATTCGGCTTATCTAACATTTTTTGCTATGAAAGACACAAGTCCCAAACAGTCACTTTCATTCTGCAAAAGACGGTAGCAGTGCGTAAATTTGAGTATGTACTACTTTTCCCATCAGGTTGTGTATCACCATTGAGGGCCACTGCTGGTCTTCTTTACCTCTAATTGAAACCAGAACTACAAGATCCATGATCGAGAGGTATTCCAACTATGACCGCCTCGGTTCTTTTGCAAGGAGTATATCTCGATATCTTGCATAATGATGTAGTTGAGATGGCCAAATGATTAAAACAGATAACgtcacattattttttttaaagtttgctttGCGTCATCAGGTAAAATTTACTTTCATCGTATGTTCCTTGGTGTAAACactttatttattctcttttgtcTTAAATTGAGGTCCAATAAATATTTCTGTTCCTCTTGTAATTGAATCCGTTCGCTTGTTTGGATTATCAGTTAAATTCGACATGCCGCCGGCATCGCCATCATCATATGGATATCAGCTTCCACCATGTTGGATTGAAACCGttttataataaatgaatattttttttcattttatcatttatacCTAATTAATAAAACATGTCTTGAAACCGAAATGATCCACCCCCGTCTGCCAATAATACTACCTTCATTCCACCCGACCAGAATTTTTTACAGTGCTGCCGTCCTATATTAACCTTTATCCGTTGCAAAATCCACTACCACTTCTACTATCCTTACCATTCATATTTAACACTACAAATCCATTATACAACTCTATTTTTGCTACAGTTCCACCCCACCGTCTCTGCCATCTATCgaaatctccccccccccccatcaccagtCACTACCATCCGACTGCTTCCTCCTCCCCACCACTCCAGTCgataccaccactgctaccaccacaatCGTTCATTtttcaccactaacaccactactacatagaccatcaccttcaccatcgccatcgtcatcaccaccatcagtgcCTCCATTACCATCTCCACTACGTAGGCAATCACTATTACTACAATCGccgccatcaacatcatcaccgccAACAATATTACTGCcactcttaccaccaccaccactaccaccactaccaccatcactacactcaattcCCCACCCTCAATCACCTCCCCCACCCTTTACTCACTGACCGTCAATGAAAGGTATGTTAACATTGTCGTAAATGCTAACCTTCGAAGAACTAGTTGGTTGGAAAGTCATGGGCCGCTTGGCCGACGGATACTGGAGCGGTGCCGGTTCTGGTGGGTTGTCCATATCCTGCAGCCACTGACGCCTCGGGTAGGAACCAATTGCAGAGATACCGTCGGCTTCGTCGTAATCGTCGTCTTCGTGCTGGCTGGAGGTCGTCGAACGCACCACGGTCGATGACGTCACGTTGTAACCGGCCGGTTTCTGAATCGGTGAAACACCACCCAGTTGACCTTGAGCTTGAAGCAAAGGGGTTCGCTCTAAAGTAGGTGTGGGAGTCGAGCGCATCGATTCGTCAATGGCCGATCGAAATTGTTGCGATTGTTGCAATTGTTGCGATTGTTgcaattgttgctgtttttgttgttgttgctgctgctgctgctgctgctgctgctgttgcaacatcagttcttgttgctgctgctgttgttggagtaacaattgttgctgctgttgttgtttttgctgacgAAGTTGCTGCTCCAGTTGCTGCTGCTGGATCTGCATTTGCTGCTGAAATTGCATGTGCTTCTGCTGcgactgctgttgctgcttttgcATCAGTTCCTGCTGcgactgctgttgctgcttttgcATCAGTTCCTGCTGGCGTTGTagaaattgttgttgctgctgttgcagctgttgttgctgcagttgctgctgttgctcttgctgctgctgcaacaGCTGTTGGTATTGCTGGTTCCGAGCCAAAGACGAATCGGCGGCATGGTGTCTCGAGGTGGTCGCGTACTTGCTGCTGCTGACGGCGCCGGAAGACGCGGCCAAATTACCGCCGGCTACAGGCTCGCTTGGATGATACTGGTGGAGCGAACGAGGAGCTGTGGCATATCCACTGGCCGGTACGTGAGAAGATGGTGCCTGGAAATGCCTTTGCATCGACTGGTCAGCGGAAGCTTGACCAGCAGAGGAAGACGAGAAACTGCTTTGGGTCgagtactgctgctgttgctgttgttgttgttgttgttgataatgatgttgttgctgcGATTGAAGCGTTGACGATACATCCGATCCTTCTCCACTAACAGctacaccaccgccgccaccactaataattactccaccatcaccaccaccaccactactgctaacaCTGGTACCACCGCCACCTGCGGCCACAGCCACACCGCTTCCTCCCACAGTAGCGACACCAGGACTACCACTTGCGCTCCTAAAACTGGCACCACTTTCACCACCCGCCATAACACCGCCGGTACTCATGCTACCCGTGGCAGTGGCTTCTGGAAGATTCTGGACTGGCTCGTAGTCAGAGCTAACTGCTCGGCCGACATGTTCTTCTTTTGGAGAAGATTTCGGATGGCCCTTGATTTGCGTTGGTTGATAATGGTAATGCTGATAGCCTGTTGGCATGGTATTCGAACCAGCACCGCCAGCAaccccagcaccagcaccactagcaataccagcaccaccagcaccgccagcaacaccaacactaccagcaccagcaccagcaccaccaccaacacctgcGCCAGCACTAGCACTAGAAGCCGAACCCGAAGTCGAACCCGAACCAAATTTGTCTTTTCCGTCTTGAGGTACCACAATTGTGGGTAATGTACGTTCTTTACCGTGCCCGTCGTTCACTTGCATCGTCGGTGCGATTCTTACTCTCTTCGGAGATGGAGCTGTCTGCTTGTAAGATCTTGTTGGATAGCCACCGTCAACCGTTTCTAAACTGGATGGTGAAGTTTCATCGAAAGCGGTCAGCGGTTGCTGTAGTCCATCACCCTTAGTAATAGTTTTAACttcaacagccaaatcttcctagaaagcaaaaagaaaaaaaaaagaataaattaaaagaaaatataggtaaatataatcaaatatactCAAAAACATTTGACTATATGTCTACTTGACTATAGTCAAAACATTTGACATAAGTAAATAAGACAAGTATCttttttaaatgataaagttGAAAATTTATTAAGAAGTGGAATAcgtttatacaaatatacgtatatatatatatgtgaatatttgttaACAGAAATAAGGGTGGAGATAAACAATGAAAACGAATGGAGgtaaacgtggctgtgtggtaagaagtttgtttcccagcttCATGGTTCCAAATTGGGCAAATGCTTTCTGTTATAGTCTCGGGCAGGCCCAAAatccttgtgtgtagatttgtgttAATGCTATGTTACCtcgtaataatccttattatcatattatcattgatatgtatatatataaatatatatgcatatatacatatatatatgtgtgtgtgtattgtatatatatatatatatatatatatatcagccgaaattgcgaggataatctggtgcttgactgagaatagagggcttcgaatgactcgtccttgttttctttgtattgtctatctggatgttttgttgtccctttttgtatcacctagctatccgattttttgcgttcttgtcctatattatattatattatattatattatattatatatatattatatcatatatatatatatatatatatatatatatatatatacatatatatacatatatatgtatatatatctatatatatatattatattatatatgtgtatgtatgtagctatgtatatatatatgtgttgtatgtaggtatgtatatatatatatataattatatgtgtgtgtgtatgcctgtgcgtGAGTgtcccaccacctcttgacaatcagtgtttaCTGTGTTTACATCATCATGACATAGCAAcactgcaaaagagactgataaagtaaGTTTCATGCTTAAAAAGCAAAATGTGCTGGAGTCaactcgttcgactaaaattcttcaaggtggtgtcccagcatggccacaatctaatgactgaaacaagtaaaagattaaaagattaaaaaattaaaaatataaatttcataccAAGTAAATTCTTCGTGTACTGAAATATTTTCCGTGCATGAACGGAGAATGCAAGTGACGGCTCGTGTTTTTGCGGCAGCTAGATTAACGGTATGTAAGAATAGCATTCAGATGAACACTAATTCGAAGAAAGAGAAGACGAGGAAGACTACGGGCTCTATAAGGTGCCGACTTGTGCATGAAGACGGGTTTGAAGGCGGTTATTTGGCTTTGTGAAAGCATAGAGTACGCAACTGATCGAAAGCACCGGGTGGGAAGTACTGCCCGATGCATAAACGTACAGAGGCTGAACTGACTGACGATCACAAAGCAGAAACGTAAGAGCGCCGGGCTAAAatttttagcggcatttcgtctgtcttaatgcTCGTATTCGAATGCCGCCGGGCCAACTTCGCCTTtcgtccttccggggtcgatgaaataagtaccagttgtatactggggatcgatgtaatcgacttagcccctcgcCCAAACTCCAaaattgagccaaaatttgaaattattataattactttttcttttcttttctttttttagtaaaATTCGAGCCATATCAAATTGACACAAGACTAGCACAGTTATTTGATAAAGAAGTAACAAAAGacatttgttttacttttcttctcAAATAAATGTCCCAACTATAACTTATCTTAGCCAACAGTGGACAATAGACTGTTTTCGCAACCACGTGTATTTTTCAAGATATATCACATTTTGCATAAAAAGGTACAGTTGTTTCAATCACTTTATCTTATTTCTACACCAATGGAACCACACCCGACTTATGAATGAATACATAGACAACTGtaacatcattttctttttttttctgtccatctgtccatccatccatccacccatctgtctgtttctctatctgtctgtctatctctctctgcaCACGCACGTGTATTATCATACAGAGATATTTTCCGTATTGCTTTATAAAGACAAAATTTTGAACTCAAATTAAAAACGTCAAGTCATGAATATTTACGTATGGTGTATAGAGAGCAACTTTAAGAACATATCTTGCTT
Encoded proteins:
- the LOC118761361 gene encoding PAX-interacting protein 1-like — translated: MTWYCEPGHRPKVVRFVNSRTSLTCMQLTAESAINVGNLGSRCCRKNTSRHLHSPFMHGKYFSTRRIYLEDLAVEVKTITKGDGLQQPLTAFDETSPSSLETVDGGYPTRSYKQTAPSPKRVRIAPTMQVNDGHGKERTLPTIVVPQDGKDKFGSGSTSGSASSASAGAGVGGGAGAGAGSVGVAGGAGGAGIASGAGAGVAGGAGSNTMPTGYQHYHYQPTQIKGHPKSSPKEEHVGRAVSSDYEPVQNLPEATATGSMSTGGVMAGGESGASFRSASGSPGVATVGGSGVAVAAGGGGTSVSSSGGGGDGGVIISGGGGGVAVSGEGSDVSSTLQSQQQHHYQQQQQQQQQQQYSTQSSFSSSSAGQASADQSMQRHFQAPSSHVPASGYATAPRSLHQYHPSEPVAGGNLAASSGAVSSSKYATTSRHHAADSSLARNQQYQQLLQQQQEQQQQLQQQQLQQQQQQFLQRQQELMQKQQQQSQQELMQKQQQQSQQKHMQFQQQMQIQQQQLEQQLRQQKQQQQQQLLLQQQQQQQELMLQQQQQQQQQQQQQQKQQQLQQSQQLQQSQQFRSAIDESMRSTPTPTLERTPLLQAQGQLGGVSPIQKPAGYNVTSSTVVRSTTSSQHEDDDYDEADGISAIGSYPRRQWLQDMDNPPEPAPLQYPSAKRPMTFQPTSSSKVSIYDNVNIPFIDGQ